One genomic segment of Streptococcus salivarius includes these proteins:
- the glyS gene encoding glycine--tRNA ligase subunit beta, with translation MTKNLLVELGLEELPAYVVTPSEKQLGEKMAAFLDDNRLSYESIQTFSTPRRLAVRVISLADQQSDLTEDFKGPSKKIALDADGNFSKAAQGFVRGKGLTVDDIEFREVKGEEYVYVTKHEAGKPAKEVLAGVPEVLASLTFPVSMHWANNTFEYIRPVHTLTVLLGDEALDLDFLDIKSGRVSRGHRFLGHEVEITNADSYEEDLRTVYVIADSKERENMIREQIKAIEAEQGVQVQIEEGLLNEVLNLVEYPTAFMGSFDTKYLDVPEEVLVTSMETHQRYFVVRDLDGKLKPNFISVRNGNAEHLENVIRGNEKVLVARLEDGEFFWREDQKLKIEDLVAKLANVTFHEKIGSLSEHMARAGVIAASLAEQAGLTAEETAAVARAAEIYKFDLLTGMVGEFDELQGIMGEKYALLAGEDAAVATAIREHYLPDSADGALPETKVGAILALADKLDTLLSFFSVGLIPSGSNDPYALRRATQGIVRILDAFGWHIPMDELIDSLYGLSFDSLSYDNQAEVINFIKARVDKMMGRTSKDIKEAVLAGSNFVVADMLEAADALSEAAKADGYKSAVESLSRAFNLAEKADASVTVDASLFENDQEKALAKAIEELELTGSASDKLAQLFALSPVIDAFFDNTMVMAEDEAVKNNRLALLAGLVSKANAVAAFNQLNTK, from the coding sequence ATGACAAAAAACTTATTAGTAGAACTAGGACTTGAAGAGTTGCCAGCCTACGTTGTCACACCAAGTGAAAAACAACTCGGTGAGAAAATGGCAGCCTTCTTGGATGACAACCGTCTTTCATACGAAAGCATTCAAACCTTCTCAACACCACGTCGTTTGGCAGTCCGTGTGATTAGTTTGGCTGATCAACAATCTGATTTGACCGAAGATTTTAAAGGACCTTCTAAGAAAATTGCCTTGGATGCAGATGGAAACTTCTCAAAAGCGGCACAAGGATTCGTCCGTGGGAAAGGCTTGACGGTTGATGATATTGAATTCCGTGAAGTCAAAGGTGAAGAGTACGTTTATGTCACTAAGCACGAAGCTGGAAAACCAGCTAAAGAAGTCTTGGCTGGCGTTCCAGAAGTGCTTGCTTCATTGACCTTCCCTGTCAGCATGCACTGGGCTAACAATACATTTGAATACATTCGCCCAGTTCACACCTTGACAGTTCTTTTGGGCGACGAAGCGCTCGACCTTGATTTCTTGGATATCAAGTCAGGTCGTGTGAGCCGTGGACACCGTTTCCTTGGACATGAAGTGGAAATTACTAATGCGGATTCTTATGAAGAAGACCTTCGTACCGTTTACGTGATTGCGGATAGCAAAGAACGTGAAAATATGATTCGTGAGCAAATCAAGGCTATCGAAGCAGAACAAGGTGTTCAAGTTCAAATCGAAGAAGGCCTTTTGAATGAAGTCTTGAACTTGGTCGAATACCCAACTGCCTTCATGGGAAGTTTTGATACTAAGTATTTGGATGTTCCAGAAGAAGTTTTGGTGACCTCAATGGAAACGCACCAACGTTACTTTGTTGTACGTGACCTTGATGGTAAACTTAAACCAAACTTCATCTCAGTCCGTAATGGTAACGCTGAGCACTTGGAAAATGTTATCCGAGGAAATGAAAAAGTATTGGTGGCACGTCTTGAAGACGGTGAATTCTTCTGGCGTGAAGACCAAAAACTTAAGATTGAAGACCTCGTTGCTAAATTGGCTAACGTGACCTTCCATGAAAAAATTGGTTCTCTTTCAGAACACATGGCACGTGCGGGTGTTATTGCAGCGTCACTAGCTGAGCAAGCTGGTTTGACTGCAGAAGAAACGGCAGCCGTAGCTCGTGCAGCTGAAATCTACAAATTTGACCTCTTGACTGGTATGGTCGGAGAGTTCGATGAATTGCAAGGAATCATGGGTGAAAAATACGCCCTTCTCGCTGGTGAAGATGCTGCGGTAGCGACAGCTATCCGTGAGCACTACCTTCCTGATTCAGCAGACGGAGCTCTTCCAGAGACTAAGGTTGGTGCTATCCTTGCGCTTGCAGATAAATTGGATACCCTACTTTCATTCTTCTCAGTTGGCTTGATTCCATCAGGTTCAAATGACCCTTATGCGCTTCGTCGTGCAACACAAGGGATTGTTCGTATCTTGGATGCTTTTGGTTGGCATATCCCTATGGATGAGTTGATTGACAGCCTTTACGGACTTTCATTTGATAGTCTTTCATATGACAATCAAGCAGAAGTCATCAACTTCATCAAAGCGCGTGTGGACAAGATGATGGGACGCACTTCAAAAGATATCAAAGAAGCCGTTCTTGCTGGTTCAAACTTTGTCGTGGCTGATATGCTTGAAGCAGCTGACGCCCTCTCAGAAGCTGCTAAGGCTGATGGCTATAAGTCAGCTGTTGAGTCACTTTCTCGTGCCTTCAACTTGGCAGAAAAAGCGGATGCTTCAGTGACAGTCGATGCTAGTCTCTTTGAAAACGACCAAGAAAAAGCCCTTGCTAAAGCGATTGAAGAGCTTGAATTGACAGGTTCAGCAAGTGACAAATTGGCACAGCTCTTCGCTCTTAGCCCAGTCATCGATGCCTTCTTTGACAATACTATGGTTATGGCAGAAGATGAGGCTGTTAAAAACAACCGTTTGGCCCTTCTTGCAGGTCTTGTGTCTAAAGCTAATGCTGTTGCAGCCTTCAACCAATTGAACACAAAATAG
- the glyQ gene encoding glycine--tRNA ligase subunit alpha: MSKKLTFQEIILTLQQYWNDQGCMLMQAYDNEKGAGTMSPYTFLRAIGPEPWNAAYVEPSRRPADGRYGENPNRLYQHHQFQVVMKPSPSNIQELYLESLEKLGINPLEHDIRFVEDNWENPSTGSAGLGWEVWLDGMEITQFTYFQQVGGLATGPVTSEVTYGLERLASYIQEVDSVYDIEWAPGVKYGEIFLQPEYEHSKYSFEVSDQDMLLENFEKFEKEAGRALELGLVHPAYDYVLKCSHTFNLLDARGAVSVTERAGYIARIRNLARVVAKTFVAERKKLGYPLLDEATRAKLLAEEEE; this comes from the coding sequence ATGTCTAAAAAATTGACTTTCCAGGAAATCATCCTTACTTTGCAACAATACTGGAATGACCAGGGTTGTATGCTCATGCAGGCTTATGATAATGAAAAAGGTGCGGGAACAATGAGTCCTTACACTTTCCTTCGTGCTATTGGTCCCGAGCCATGGAATGCGGCTTATGTAGAGCCATCACGTCGTCCAGCTGATGGACGTTACGGAGAAAACCCAAACCGTCTTTACCAACACCACCAATTCCAAGTGGTGATGAAACCATCACCATCAAACATCCAAGAACTCTACCTTGAGTCATTGGAAAAATTGGGTATCAATCCTTTGGAACACGATATCCGTTTCGTTGAAGATAACTGGGAAAACCCATCAACTGGTTCAGCTGGTCTTGGTTGGGAAGTTTGGCTTGATGGTATGGAAATCACTCAGTTCACCTACTTCCAACAAGTTGGGGGATTGGCAACTGGTCCGGTAACTTCTGAGGTCACTTACGGATTGGAACGTTTGGCTTCTTACATCCAAGAAGTAGATTCTGTTTACGATATTGAGTGGGCTCCAGGCGTTAAATACGGAGAAATCTTCCTTCAACCAGAATATGAACACTCAAAATACAGCTTTGAAGTTTCTGACCAAGATATGCTTCTTGAAAACTTCGAAAAATTTGAAAAAGAAGCAGGACGTGCTTTGGAATTGGGACTTGTTCACCCTGCCTATGACTACGTTTTGAAATGTTCACATACCTTCAACTTGCTTGATGCTCGTGGAGCAGTATCCGTTACAGAACGTGCCGGTTACATTGCCCGCATCCGTAACTTGGCCCGTGTCGTAGCAAAAACCTTCGTCGCAGAACGCAAGAAACTCGGTTACCCACTTCTTGACGAAGCCACACGCGCAAAACTCCTAGCAGAAGAGGAAGAATAA
- a CDS encoding membrane protein, whose product MSKRIWSIALAYVGVMIGAGVSSGQDLLQYFVSFGAWGLIGVIVLGILHVGFGRLMIALGSYYRSDDHSGVLAEISHPVIYRILDIALIITCFLFGFVMTAGAGANLNQQFGFPIWVGAFLCTALTIFVSFLDFKKIIGVIGVFTPMILVMIAMIFVTNVLGRHWDFAEMDKVSQTIQSPFPSIWLSVVNYFAVCVMSAIAMAFVMGGSILKINEAEKSGAWGGFMVGVIFFVTTLILFANSDKIASSDVPMLAIAKEVNPIFATLYALVIFGLIFNTVFSLYYALGKRFSAGSDKRFKFFVAAFALAGFAISFMGFRQLVAVMYPIIGYLGMLMLVVLVVASYRKKAKIRKEKEIRNHLLSIVEKAYDPNQDLTHQDKKKAEELRDASIIDNDILHKDSHAHVRQEMGISKKD is encoded by the coding sequence ATGTCAAAACGTATTTGGAGCATTGCTCTGGCCTATGTCGGTGTAATGATTGGTGCAGGAGTATCTTCAGGACAGGACCTCTTACAGTATTTTGTTAGTTTTGGAGCCTGGGGACTGATAGGTGTTATAGTTCTAGGAATTTTGCATGTTGGCTTTGGGCGACTCATGATTGCTCTGGGAAGTTATTACCGCTCAGATGATCATTCGGGAGTCCTGGCAGAAATCAGTCATCCTGTGATTTACCGTATTCTGGATATCGCTTTGATTATCACTTGTTTCCTGTTTGGTTTTGTGATGACAGCAGGTGCAGGGGCTAACCTAAACCAACAGTTCGGCTTTCCGATTTGGGTAGGTGCTTTCCTTTGTACAGCTCTGACTATCTTTGTGAGTTTCCTAGATTTCAAAAAAATCATCGGTGTTATTGGAGTTTTTACCCCTATGATTCTGGTTATGATTGCCATGATATTCGTGACCAATGTTCTAGGGCGTCACTGGGATTTTGCTGAGATGGATAAGGTGTCGCAAACCATTCAATCTCCTTTTCCGAGTATTTGGCTGTCTGTTGTTAACTATTTTGCCGTTTGTGTCATGTCGGCCATAGCCATGGCCTTTGTGATGGGTGGGTCTATTCTCAAAATCAATGAAGCTGAAAAGAGTGGAGCCTGGGGAGGATTCATGGTTGGTGTGATTTTCTTCGTCACGACCTTGATTCTCTTTGCTAACAGTGATAAGATTGCTAGCTCGGATGTTCCTATGTTGGCTATTGCGAAGGAAGTGAACCCAATCTTTGCGACGCTCTACGCTTTAGTGATTTTTGGTTTGATTTTTAATACCGTCTTTAGTCTCTACTATGCCCTTGGTAAACGCTTTTCAGCAGGTAGTGATAAACGCTTCAAGTTCTTCGTGGCTGCATTTGCCCTTGCTGGCTTTGCTATTTCCTTTATGGGCTTCCGTCAACTGGTAGCAGTTATGTATCCTATTATCGGTTATCTGGGAATGCTGATGTTGGTTGTGCTGGTTGTGGCTAGCTACCGCAAAAAAGCCAAAATTCGTAAGGAAAAGGAAATTCGAAATCATCTTTTGTCTATCGTTGAGAAAGCTTATGATCCCAATCAAGACTTAACTCATCAGGACAAGAAAAAGGCCGAGGAACTTCGAGATGCCTCAATTATTGATAATGACATTCTCCATAAAGATTCCCATGCACATGTTCGTCAGGAAATGGGAATCAGTAAGAAGGATTAG
- the nagA gene encoding N-acetylglucosamine-6-phosphate deacetylase — protein MTYYISAKRFYFENKIKEGGYLAIVDGRFGDWSENVPEGAEVLDYSDYQIAPGLVDTHIHGFAGYDVMDNSEESLLGMSQALLSAGVTSFLPTALTAPFEELKAICQTTASTVGKENGAKIQGLFFEGPYFTETYKGAQNPKYMGNPSVEQLKAWQEAAQGKLIKLALAPEREGVSEFIQEATKQGVTIALGHSNATYEEAMAAVEAGASVWVHVYNGMRGFTHREPGMVGAAFDSPETIGELIADGHHAVPAACKVLIKQKTPQGVALITDCMSAGGRPDGDYILGELPVIVENGTARLKEGGNLAGSILQLKDGVKHVVDWGLVTVAQALQMATSVPAKSVGLENTCGSLKAGLPADFIVLDDSLDLQATYVDGRKGWEK, from the coding sequence ATGACCTATTATATTTCAGCCAAACGTTTTTACTTTGAAAATAAAATCAAGGAAGGTGGCTACCTAGCGATTGTGGATGGTCGTTTCGGCGATTGGTCGGAAAATGTACCAGAAGGTGCAGAGGTGCTGGATTACAGTGATTATCAGATTGCTCCGGGTCTTGTAGATACTCATATTCATGGATTTGCGGGTTATGATGTCATGGATAATTCTGAGGAAAGTCTTCTAGGCATGAGTCAAGCCTTGCTTTCAGCAGGTGTGACCTCTTTCTTACCGACAGCCCTAACAGCGCCATTTGAAGAGTTAAAGGCTATTTGCCAAACAACAGCTAGTACGGTTGGTAAGGAAAATGGTGCCAAAATTCAAGGGCTCTTCTTTGAGGGACCTTATTTCACTGAAACCTATAAGGGGGCTCAAAATCCTAAATACATGGGCAATCCAAGTGTGGAACAATTGAAGGCATGGCAGGAGGCAGCTCAAGGAAAATTGATTAAATTGGCTCTTGCCCCTGAACGTGAGGGAGTATCTGAATTTATCCAGGAAGCAACCAAGCAAGGCGTAACTATTGCTCTAGGTCATTCCAATGCCACATATGAAGAAGCCATGGCAGCAGTGGAAGCCGGGGCATCCGTTTGGGTTCACGTCTACAACGGAATGCGTGGTTTTACACATCGTGAGCCTGGTATGGTTGGAGCAGCCTTCGATAGTCCAGAAACGATTGGTGAGTTGATCGCAGATGGGCATCACGCGGTCCCTGCAGCTTGTAAGGTTCTTATCAAGCAAAAGACACCTCAAGGAGTTGCCCTTATTACGGACTGTATGTCAGCGGGAGGACGTCCGGATGGCGACTATATACTGGGTGAACTTCCTGTCATCGTCGAAAATGGTACTGCCCGCCTCAAAGAAGGTGGTAACCTAGCTGGATCTATCCTACAACTTAAAGACGGTGTTAAACATGTGGTTGACTGGGGACTTGTGACGGTTGCTCAAGCTCTGCAGATGGCAACTAGTGTTCCAGCTAAATCGGTTGGACTTGAGAATACTTGCGGAAGCCTAAAAGCAGGTCTACCAGCTGATTTTATCGTCTTAGATGACTCCTTGGACTTACAAGCAACCTATGTTGATGGACGAAAAGGTTGGGAAAAATAA
- a CDS encoding Na/Pi cotransporter family protein translates to MSVNWQDIAFSFLGGLGLFLFSIKYMGDGLQQAAGDKLRFYIDKYTSNPFLGVLIGIVMTALIQSSSGVTVIVVGLVSAGLLSLRQAIGIVMGANIGTTVTSFMIGFKLGDYALPVIFLGAALLFFTSNKKLNNLGRILFGVGGIFFALNLMGDAVEPLKSVTAFKDYLATLGNRPIMGVIIGAGLTMLIQSSAATIGILQSLYSGGLLDLQGALPILFGDNIGTTITAVLAALGSNIAAKRVAGAHVLFNVIGTVLCLILLVPFTALIQWFKSVLGLTPEMTIAFAHGTFNIANTIVQFPFIGVLAYLVTKIIPGEDEINKYEALYLDRLLITQAPAIALGNAKKELVHLASYAIQSLEASYAFFAKGDEKYFDKVEKYETAVNSIDEELTTYLIDISNESLSVSENEVLASVLDSVRDLERIGDLAVASANLSQHIHNKGIEFSDTAKAELADVYNRTHRIALDSIRVVVDDDKVLAGQVILRHEELEKLEKQLRKTHTKRLNNGECTAQAGINYVDYLSHYTRIADHAINLVEKVTEGVI, encoded by the coding sequence GTGTCAGTAAATTGGCAAGATATTGCGTTTTCTTTCCTCGGTGGTTTGGGGCTTTTCCTCTTTAGTATCAAGTACATGGGAGATGGTCTTCAACAAGCAGCCGGAGATAAGTTGCGCTTTTACATCGATAAGTATACCAGCAACCCGTTTTTAGGGGTTTTGATTGGTATTGTCATGACGGCCTTGATTCAATCGAGTTCAGGGGTTACCGTTATTGTCGTCGGTCTGGTTTCGGCAGGGCTCTTGAGTCTTCGTCAGGCTATTGGGATTGTCATGGGGGCAAACATCGGTACAACCGTAACTTCCTTCATGATTGGTTTCAAGCTTGGTGACTATGCCCTTCCAGTGATTTTCCTGGGGGCTGCGCTTCTCTTCTTTACAAGCAATAAGAAGCTCAATAACCTAGGTCGTATCTTGTTTGGTGTTGGGGGAATTTTCTTTGCCCTTAACCTTATGGGAGATGCGGTTGAGCCTTTGAAGTCAGTTACAGCCTTTAAGGACTACTTGGCGACACTCGGTAATCGTCCAATCATGGGGGTTATCATTGGTGCTGGTTTGACCATGTTGATTCAGTCATCAGCAGCAACTATCGGTATTCTTCAGAGTCTCTACTCAGGTGGTTTGCTTGACCTGCAAGGTGCCCTTCCAATCCTTTTTGGGGATAATATCGGAACAACTATCACAGCGGTTCTAGCTGCTCTTGGTTCAAACATTGCAGCTAAACGTGTGGCAGGGGCTCACGTCCTGTTCAATGTTATTGGGACGGTCTTGTGTTTGATTCTCTTGGTACCATTCACAGCCTTGATTCAATGGTTTAAATCTGTGCTTGGTTTGACACCAGAGATGACTATCGCCTTTGCTCACGGTACTTTTAACATTGCAAATACTATCGTTCAATTCCCATTCATCGGAGTTCTAGCTTACCTTGTAACTAAGATTATTCCTGGTGAAGATGAGATTAACAAGTACGAAGCACTCTACTTGGACCGTTTGCTTATTACACAAGCACCAGCTATTGCCCTTGGTAATGCTAAGAAAGAATTGGTACACTTGGCGTCATACGCCATCCAGTCTTTGGAAGCTTCCTATGCTTTCTTTGCTAAGGGAGATGAGAAATACTTCGATAAGGTTGAGAAGTATGAAACAGCAGTTAATAGTATTGACGAAGAGTTGACAACTTACTTGATTGACATCTCTAACGAATCTCTAAGCGTTTCTGAAAATGAAGTGTTGGCAAGTGTGCTTGACTCTGTTCGTGACTTGGAGCGCATTGGTGACCTTGCAGTTGCAAGTGCAAACCTTTCACAACACATTCATAATAAGGGAATTGAATTTTCTGATACTGCCAAGGCTGAGCTTGCGGATGTTTACAACCGTACTCACCGCATCGCCCTTGATAGTATTCGTGTGGTTGTAGATGATGACAAGGTACTTGCAGGTCAAGTCATCCTTCGTCATGAAGAGTTGGAAAAACTTGAAAAACAATTGCGTAAAACACATACCAAACGTCTTAACAATGGTGAATGTACTGCACAAGCAGGTATCAACTATGTTGATTACCTCTCACATTACACACGTATCGCAGACCATGCGATTAATCTTGTTGAAAAGGTTACAGAAGGTGTGATTTAA
- a CDS encoding SH3 domain-containing protein → MCCTSFYNRAISFVSKKAAISGPSYEQDTIQVTSTSGTKVYFKESDNVTLPKDVTVTDNQLPIDGGIAESGSYTLTKRTAVKNTPSDTAPVEFYLEAGDKINFDLKVTQDGHSWISYISYSGVRRYVQVD, encoded by the coding sequence TTGTGTTGCACTTCATTTTACAATAGGGCTATTAGTTTTGTTTCTAAAAAGGCAGCTATTTCTGGTCCTAGCTATGAACAAGATACCATTCAAGTAACCAGTACTAGTGGAACAAAAGTCTACTTTAAAGAATCAGACAATGTGACGCTACCTAAAGACGTGACAGTTACTGACAATCAACTTCCAATTGATGGTGGTATTGCAGAATCTGGCAGCTACACGCTTACCAAACGTACGGCTGTCAAAAATACGCCTAGTGATACAGCTCCAGTAGAATTTTACTTAGAAGCAGGCGATAAGATTAACTTCGATTTGAAGGTTACGCAAGACGGTCATAGTTGGATTTCTTACATTAGCTATAGTGGTGTTCGCCGTTATGTTCAAGTGGATTAA
- a CDS encoding IS30-like element IS1139 family transposase: protein MSTNYSTTNQSYKHLSEAERGEIEAYLSVGLKPAEIARRLGRNRSTITREINRGSITQVKKVNGQKVYYQHYYADAAHNRYRHAREASYYLKLDSVSDDFLRAFTEAMREKPRVHSVDTFVHTYRLQHVDAVVPSTKTLYNYIHQGLLEIKVIDLPRAVRIRKKFTKRPSTKKHLGKSIEERPEEINNRSRFGDWEIDSVLGGKTIGEPSILTLVERQTRYAVTKKLVEKKAEYVNQAVLECMKLYPIKSITADNGNEFSSLSKIEGLDVYFAHAYSSYERGTNENFNGLLREFIPKGCSLKELNQNLLEDYTKAINERPRRIHGYQSAKKLFELTQTA from the coding sequence ATGTCCACTAATTATTCTACCACAAATCAATCATACAAGCACTTATCTGAAGCTGAGCGAGGGGAAATTGAAGCTTATTTAAGCGTAGGACTCAAACCTGCTGAGATTGCTCGTAGACTAGGGAGAAATCGCTCTACTATTACTCGTGAAATTAATCGTGGTTCCATAACACAAGTGAAAAAAGTAAATGGGCAAAAGGTCTATTACCAACACTATTATGCAGATGCTGCTCATAACCGTTATCGTCATGCTAGAGAAGCCAGCTATTATTTGAAACTGGATTCCGTATCGGATGACTTTCTGAGAGCATTTACAGAAGCAATGAGAGAGAAACCAAGGGTGCATAGCGTGGATACCTTTGTTCATACCTATAGACTCCAACATGTAGATGCAGTTGTTCCTTCAACCAAGACGCTCTATAACTATATCCATCAAGGATTGTTAGAGATTAAGGTCATTGATTTGCCAAGAGCAGTGCGGATCCGTAAGAAATTTACCAAGCGCCCCTCTACCAAGAAACATCTAGGAAAGTCAATTGAAGAAAGGCCAGAAGAAATCAATAATCGTTCCCGTTTTGGAGATTGGGAAATCGATTCTGTTCTGGGTGGAAAGACAATAGGAGAACCTTCTATTCTAACCTTGGTAGAACGACAAACACGCTATGCTGTCACAAAGAAACTCGTGGAAAAGAAAGCAGAGTATGTCAATCAAGCAGTCTTAGAGTGTATGAAACTTTATCCCATTAAGTCCATAACTGCAGATAATGGAAACGAATTTTCATCATTGAGTAAGATAGAGGGATTAGATGTTTATTTTGCACATGCCTATTCATCTTATGAACGAGGTACAAATGAGAATTTCAATGGACTACTAAGAGAGTTCATTCCGAAGGGGTGTTCGTTAAAAGAACTAAATCAGAATCTTTTAGAGGACTATACAAAGGCTATCAATGAAAGACCTAGACGAATTCATGGCTATCAGTCCGCAAAAAAGCTGTTTGAGCTAACTCAAACAGCTTGA
- a CDS encoding YgjV family protein yields MTVYLLAQVFSAIGALCVAISSFAKSKNKMLVWQITDYIFTAIANLLLGGYTGALTISISIIRNSLMVKKKMTKTILTILIVIQIIVGTYLNQLGLIGYLPIISSVSYSLAIAITRNLQWLRWVIIENMLLWLIYDLTIKAYPAAITDVTITLTTLIAIIKNRKTFSKQ; encoded by the coding sequence ATGACAGTCTATCTTCTAGCACAAGTATTCTCAGCCATCGGAGCTCTCTGTGTCGCTATTTCCTCTTTTGCAAAATCAAAAAATAAGATGCTGGTCTGGCAAATTACCGACTACATTTTTACTGCTATTGCCAACCTCTTATTGGGTGGCTATACCGGTGCTTTAACCATTAGTATTTCCATCATACGTAATAGCTTGATGGTCAAAAAGAAGATGACCAAGACTATCTTGACCATCCTCATCGTTATTCAAATCATTGTAGGAACCTATCTCAATCAACTTGGACTTATTGGCTATCTGCCAATCATCTCTTCAGTCTCTTATAGTTTAGCCATTGCCATCACACGAAACCTTCAGTGGCTTCGCTGGGTCATCATTGAGAATATGTTACTCTGGCTAATTTACGATTTGACCATTAAGGCCTACCCCGCTGCTATCACTGACGTCACGATCACACTAACTACCCTCATTGCCATTATCAAAAATCGAAAGACCTTTAGCAAACAATAA
- a CDS encoding Cof-type HAD-IIB family hydrolase, with translation MNQNQVKLIAIDMDGTLLNSQKEIPVENIKAIQEAAAAGIKIVLCTGRPRSGILPHFEKLGLSEEEYIIMNNGCSTYETKNWKLLQYESLSRSEMEELLQACEDFPEVALTLTGEKTYYVVGDEVPELVAYDAGTVFTEAKARSLEEIFAEGQVIFQAMYMADTEPLDAFQNAVQDRLDQSYSTVRSQDYIFEIMPQGATKASGLKHLAEKLGISPDQIMALGDAANDLEMLQFVGQSVAMGNASDDIKELCKYVTLTNDEAGVAHAIRTWAL, from the coding sequence ATGAATCAGAACCAAGTGAAACTCATTGCAATAGATATGGACGGAACACTCTTAAATAGCCAAAAAGAGATTCCTGTCGAGAATATTAAGGCTATTCAAGAAGCAGCTGCGGCAGGTATCAAAATTGTCCTTTGTACAGGACGCCCGCGTTCAGGCATTCTTCCGCATTTTGAGAAATTAGGACTGAGTGAAGAAGAGTACATTATCATGAATAATGGCTGTTCAACTTATGAGACAAAAAATTGGAAGTTGCTTCAATATGAAAGTTTATCTCGCTCTGAGATGGAAGAACTCTTGCAGGCTTGCGAAGACTTTCCAGAGGTGGCTCTAACCTTGACTGGTGAGAAGACTTACTATGTTGTGGGCGATGAAGTGCCTGAGCTAGTAGCTTATGATGCTGGTACTGTTTTCACAGAAGCGAAGGCTAGAAGTTTGGAAGAAATCTTTGCGGAAGGGCAAGTGATTTTCCAAGCCATGTATATGGCTGATACTGAACCTTTGGACGCCTTCCAAAACGCTGTGCAAGACAGACTTGATCAAAGCTATAGCACAGTTCGTAGCCAAGACTATATCTTTGAAATCATGCCACAGGGGGCAACTAAGGCCAGTGGACTTAAGCATTTAGCTGAAAAACTTGGAATTTCTCCAGATCAAATCATGGCTCTGGGTGATGCTGCTAATGACCTTGAAATGCTTCAATTCGTCGGTCAGAGTGTTGCCATGGGTAATGCTAGTGACGACATTAAAGAGTTGTGTAAGTATGTGACCTTGACAAATGACGAAGCAGGTGTGGCACACGCCATTCGTACTTGGGCTTTATAA
- a CDS encoding glucosaminidase domain-containing protein, whose protein sequence is MAKGKKKGKSKARPKKTKKKQKSFLLFPKFFQKWSLIFIGLFALLGLLASLNFPKLTMEKNMTSTDERTVAFIAEIGETSRYLAARNDLYASVMIAQAILESDSGQSTLSQKPSYNFFGIKGDYNGQSVTLPTWEDDGKGNPYYIDAAFRSYGSVENSLQDYVDFLEGSYYVGVHRSNTKNYKDATAALTGVYATDTTYGDKLNSIIEQYQLTIYDTY, encoded by the coding sequence TTGGCAAAAGGAAAAAAGAAAGGTAAGTCTAAAGCTAGACCTAAGAAAACTAAAAAGAAACAGAAGTCTTTCTTGCTCTTTCCTAAATTTTTCCAAAAGTGGAGTCTGATTTTTATTGGCCTATTTGCCTTATTGGGACTCCTAGCTAGTTTGAATTTTCCAAAGTTGACTATGGAAAAAAACATGACATCTACAGATGAGAGGACGGTTGCTTTTATTGCCGAGATTGGCGAGACGTCCCGCTATTTGGCAGCTAGAAACGATCTTTATGCATCTGTCATGATTGCTCAGGCCATCTTGGAATCCGACTCTGGACAATCTACTTTGAGTCAGAAGCCGTCCTATAACTTCTTTGGGATTAAGGGGGACTACAATGGTCAAAGTGTGACCCTACCGACCTGGGAGGATGATGGTAAGGGCAATCCTTACTATATTGATGCGGCTTTTCGTTCTTATGGTTCTGTGGAAAATTCTTTACAGGACTATGTGGATTTCCTTGAGGGGAGCTACTATGTAGGGGTGCACCGTTCCAATACTAAGAATTATAAGGATGCGACAGCTGCCCTAACAGGGGTCTACGCTACGGACACAACCTACGGAGACAAATTAAACAGCATCATTGAACAATACCAGTTAACCATTTATGACACTTATTAG